The Eubacterium ventriosum genome includes the window ATCAAAAACACTATTTATTTGATACTATAGAATTACCAAATACAGAACGGAAAATATAAGACAAAAGAGGGGGATTAACATGATTAATATAGCGATATGTGATGATGACACTTTTTTTATTGATTACATAGAAAAAGTTATTGTAGAAGTGAACGGAAGCGATAAGGATATAAATTTTTATGAATACACTAAAGGCAAGGTATTTCTGTGGGATGTGGAAGATGGAATGGATATCGACTTGCTGATTTTGGATATTAAACTTGATGATGCAATGGGAGATCAGGTTGCAGTAGAATTTAGAAAAAAACATTTAAATACAACATTGGTTTTTTGCTCAGGTTTTTGTAATCCGTCTCCTGAAATGATAAAGATTGCACCGTATAGATTTTTAATTAAACAGTATTCACGAGAAAAAATGCTGGATGAATGTGAGGAAATAATAGATTATCTTAAAAATAAGAGAACGGCACCAATGATTAAAGGGTATAAGGAAAGAGAGCATTTTCAGATTGAGTCGGATGACATTATGTATATATCAATTGCAAGAAGAGGGACGAACATACATGTGTGTCCAAGAGGACTGAAAAATAACAATAATAATGTATTTCATTGTAAGAAGAAAATAGAGGATTTGTATGAACAGTTGAAGGAATATAATTTTGTATATGCTCATAATAGCTATATAGTAAATTTAAAATACATAAAAAAACGTGTAAAAGAGGAAATTGAATTAATGAATGGGGAAACATTGTCAGTTTCAAGAGCAAGGACTGCAGAGCTAAAAAAACGCATGGTGGAATATATGGAAACTAAGTACGAAAGATAAAAGTTTTCTATAGTACAAAAATTGACCAAAATAGATACAAAAATTGACCAAAAAGATATTGTTACGAAAAATATAATATTATGGAAGTAGCAAGAAACGGAAAATTTTAATATCTAAGGAGAAAAAATTAAAAATGAGTTAAAGAGGGGGAGTGTTATGCAGAAACGTACATTAAACAATGGCTTGAAAGTTATATGTTATCCAATTGAACATGCTATGTCAGTGGAAATTGGATTATATACAAGAGCCGGAGCTAGATATGAGAATAAAGAGAATAATGGGATTACGCACTTGTTGGAACATATGCATTTTAGACAACTGGGAGACATGAACCAGAAAGATATATATGGAACTACGGAACTGATGGGAACTTCGTTACGTGGTACTACACATAAGGAAATGTTATGTTTCAATGTGAAGGTAAGACCTAAGTATTTAGAAAAAAGTCTGGATATTTTTGAAAAAATATTAACAACCTATGATTGGACGGAAGAGCAACTGGAAAGTGAGAAAAAGATTGTTATAAATGAAATTTATGAAAAGGAGGATGAAGTAACTTTAGAGAAAATTTATGACAAGGCTATTTGGCGTAAGAATCCTTTAAAACGCGGAATTTTAGGAAGTGAAGAGAATGTAAAAGGTTTTACGGTAGATGATTTGGTTGGTTATAAGAAAGAAATATTCTCTAAGAATAATGTAACTTTGGTTATAACAGGAGCTATAGATGAAGAAAAGTCCAGAGAAATTTTTGAAGAATTTGGGAAAATAAAAATCAATGAAGGAGTAGAACGAAAAGAAAAAGTAGAGGTTATTAAGGGAAGACAATTCAAAAGAGAACCGGACGTTAAATTGAAAAATTTTGCGTCGTGGAACATAGTGGATGTTCAGTTATCTTTTGATGTGGATTTGACTAAGATTAAAGAAAATGAACTTTTATTTCTAAATAGCATAATTGGAGGCGGAGATGGCTCATATCTTCAAACGGAAATTCGTGAAAATCAGGGCTTGGTTTATGATATTTATTCGTGTGTAGATATTTTTAGTAAGGAATCTATATTGTCTATAATTTTTTCTATAGATAAAAGCAGGCTGCAGTTGAGCATATTGGAGATTATTAAGATTCTAAAGCAGCTTAAGAATATTATTTCTAAAAAAGACGTGGATAGAAATATGGCTTTTTTCACAGAAAATCTATGGTATTGGGCAGAAGAAACTAAAGAATTAAATTTTCAATTAGGTAGTGATTTTCTGAATGATAAAGAAGTGTTAACCATTGAAGATAGAATTATGGCAAATGAAAGAATTGACTTTCAACGAATGAGAGAGATTTCAGAAATGATTTTTAGAAAAGAAAATATGTCTTTAATTGTAATCGGACCAACCAAAGGGATAACTGAAAACAAATTAAGAGAACTATTATATGGTAAATACGATAATGAGTACAATGAAAAAGATTAATAAGGAAAAGGGTGAGCATATGAGAAAAACAATATTAATAATGACGCTATTATTGGCAGTATCCTTAACAGGATGTGGAACAACACAGAATAAAAACAGTGAAACAACAGTTGCAAAGAGTATGACGGAAAATGATTACAACAAGGCAGTGGAGAAGTTGACGGACAAGTCGGCTTATCAGACTATTGTTGAAGATTTTGATAGTGACAACAATAAGGAAGCATTTGTTTTAACCAGAGAAGGAAAAGATAATGAAGCAGTAGAAGATAAATTTGAATTATGGTTTTCTAATGGTGACAAAACAGAAAAAATTGTTTCAGATTTCATAGCTGACAACAATACATCCATAACATTATTTGAAAGTGGAAAGGATAAATATGTTTTGTTTAACAAGGCGCAAACAACACAAAATGACGAAATGGAAGCCAAAATATATGGCGTAAGCAGCGAGAAGCCTGCAGAACTTTTTTCTCAAGGCAGAATGAATATTTTGGTGGAAAAAGGTGAGTTATACACATATGATTATACATATTTTGTTTTAGAACCTGAAAGTAAGGATTGGATGAGTCAGTCTGAGCAGAAATACCATCTTAAATGGGATAACGAAAATAAAAAGTGCAACGAATATAAGGCGAAAGTAATGTCAGAAAAGGAATTTAATAAAATTTCCAATTCAAAAGATGTTAAGAAGAACATAGAAGAGGCATTAAAAAAAGAATACTCAGATGGAATTAAAAATGTAAAATATACTTATCTGACAAGGGAAGATAACACATTAGACATAAATATGGTTGTAACAGATAGTGAAGGAACGAAGTATAAAAACTATGTTACGGTATTATATGAAGATGGCAAAATTGGAACAGATGTTGAACTGAAAGAAGGAAACAAGAAAGCTTCAGTGATAAGTGGCAGTTCTATAAATTTAAAAACTACAAAGGAAGTTAAAGAAAAATTAAGCATACCAAACCCGGAAGAAATTACAGAAGATGTGAATGTAATAATTCACAAATGCGAATATAAAGAAGGACAAAAAACTCTTTATTGTACAGAAAATGAGCCAACATATGATTTGAAGTTTTTGGGCTTCAAGAACAAGGTATACATTACGAACTTTGCTTTAGGAAATATAACAGGAGAAAATGAAAGTCTGGCATTAGTTATTAAAGAAAAAGGTGAAGAGTCGGATAATTACGCATATCTTGCCATTTTGGATTACAACAATAAAAAGAGCTATGTTACAAAAACAGACATATTGGCAGGTCAGGGGAGAGATGAACAGCTAAATTTATGTGATGTTACAGGAGATGGAAAAGATGAACTGATTTTGTCAAGTGAACCTAACACAACTATTGATTGGAATTTATATGGGTTTGAAGATGGTGCATTGAAACAAATTTACAGCAATGTGGAAAAACAGGATTTGGAATCAGAAGGTTTTAAAACAGAGTTACTAGATGATTATAAAGTAAAAGTTACAGGAAATAACTTTAGCCAAACTATTTCGCTTTTGGACTTAGGGGTGAAAAAAGATGATTTGGAATACAAAAATCCTAAAGATTTGGATAAATCAGATAATCAGAACGCAAGAGTTTATAAAAACGGAAAATTGTTGAAGAAATACAAGAATCAATCTAATGTAGTTGAAATTAAAGCTTTAATGGCAAAAGATTGGGATAAAGGTTTTGCTGATTATGATTATTTTAAAAATATTGATATGGACAAAGGCATTTGCACACCATTAAGGATAGATTTAGGAGATGCGGAAATTGGAACGTTAAACATTTATCTAAAATATGATAAGGCAGATGATGGATTAATGATTTCTAGAGTAGAAGTCAGTTGATTTAAAATCAGAGCCAGGCGAAGAAGATTAAGTGAAAGGACGGTGAACAACATAAAGAAAACCGTCAATGATGTATTGTGAATAATAACGTGATATATCATTGGCGGTTCTTGTTAAAAATAAATGGACATATGGAAGAGTGAAGTTTGGAAAGATAAATACAAAGACCATAATGTTAGAAAAGGTTTACGTTTAAAGTTTGACAGAGGCATTGACGAGAAATTAAAAACAGGGTTTAAGGAATATTGCAGGTGGTTAAGAAGTGAATATACATTTCCCATAAGGGTGCCTGTATATGTTAAAAATTTCAAAAAGATAAAGGCAATGGATGGGGAATATGTATTTGGAACTTTTTTGGGACCATTCAATTTTCTGGAAGAACCTTATGTAAGAGTTGCAGCAGGAGACTTTAAGGAGTCTTTTGAAGAAATGGGAGAACAGGCGGTTTATCAGTATTTGTGTACATTAACCCATGAGTTGACTCATTATTTCCAATGGTTAAATAATTCTGAATTGACACAAATCGGAAAAGAAAGGCAAGCAACAATTACGGCTGATAGAATTGTACAAAGATATGTTGATGCAAAGTATGAAGAAAAACAACAGTTTCTTCACAAACTAGAGCAAAGTGCAAAACGAAGAGAGATAAATGAGGCGGAAATAGACAAGCTTAGAAAAATTGCTTTTGAAGATGATGTTAACAATAAAATATTAATTGCAAGAATATTAGAAGAATCCAAGTTAATCGAAAGTGAAAAAATATTATTACATCTTACAAAAGATATAGATGATGTTGTAAGAATGGAGGCATGCAACGCCTTAAGTAATAGTGATTCGCTTGAAGTATATGAAGCATTAAAGGGAATTGCTTCAAAAGACAGTGTGGGTATGGTAAGAGGTTATGCCATAGTTGCATTAGGCGACGTAGCTGTAGAGATTAATAAGGAGAAGGAAGCAACAAAGTTCTTAAAGAATTTATTGAAAAGGGAAAAAACTGATTTTGCAATAATTGACATTTGGGCAGTTCTTTATTGTCTGGGAGAAGAAAGATGGCTATCATATCTTTTAGAAAAGATTGATTCATCAAAATCTTCAGAAAGATGTGAAGTAGCAAATTGCTTATATGGAATTGTTGACGAGGAAAATAAAGAGCAAATAAAAACTATATTGCAAAAAAGAAGGGAGATAGAAAAATCAGAAGAAGTTATTGAATCAATAGAAGAGGTACTTAATATTATTAAAAAAGATTATAACAAAAAGGGCATGTAGGTTTAAACTTATATGCTCTTTTTTGTGGTATAATTGTATTAAAACATACTAAACATATATGTTTTGAATAAAAAATATTAAAAATTTCGATTATCCTATTGACATTGTAGGAAAAAGATAGTAATATGCCACTATAAACAAAACCTACTTAACTTATAGGAATTGAATGAATAGGAAAGGAAGCGGTGTTATGAGCAGAACAAAGACAGCTTATAATTACAAAATGAGAAAGACTTACTGTTGCAACATAAGTGTAGGAGAGACGGAGCGAATGTGTAGCAGATAGTTTTTTACAAATGATTATAAACTACAGATTCAAAATTATAATGATGATAAGAGAGTTCCAATGAACTCTAGAACGATAAAAGTGAAAAACAACTAATCAGTAGGGAAAAATATTAAAAGTGAAAAACAACTAATTAATAGGGACAATAAAAAATTAGAAAATCAGTTAAATTTGGAGGATATAAAAATGGCAAATATTAAAACAAGCGCAGCAGAACTTATTGGAAAGACACCTTTATTAGAGGTTAAGAAATTTGAAGCAAAAGAAAACATTACAGATGTTAAGATTTTAGCTAAATTAGAATATTTTAATCCGGCAGGAAGCGTTAAAGACAGAGTCGCATTAAAGATGATTGAAGATGCAGAAGAAAGTGGAAAGCTTAAACCGGGAGCAACAATTATTGAACCAACATCAGGTAACACAGGTATCGGTATTGCAGCAGTTGCAGCAGCAAAGGGATACAAAGTAATTATTACAATTCCTGAAACAATGAGTGTTGAAAGAAGAAACATTATGAAAGCATATGGTGCTGAATTAGTTCTTACAGAAGGAGCTAAAGGTATGAAGGGTGCTATTGCTAAGGCTGATGAAATTAAGGAAGCAACACCTGGTTCAATTATATTAGGACAGTTTGTTAATGAAGCTAATCCTAAGGCACACAGAGAAACAACAGGACCGGAAATTTGGGAAGATACAGATGGACAGGTTGATATTTTCGTAGCAGGCGTTGGTACAGGTGGAACAGTTACAGGCGTAGGCGAATATTTGAAATCAAAGAACCCTGATGTAAAGGTTGTAGCCGTAGAACCAAAAACAAGCCCTGTTCTTTCAGAAGGAAAAGCCGGAGCACATAAGATTCAGGGTATCGGGGCAGGATTTGTACCTGACATTCTTAACACAAAGATTTATGATGAAGTTATTGCAGTAGAAAACGAAGACGCTTTTGCAACAGCTAAGGAACTTGCAAAGACAGAAGGTGTTCTTACAGGTATTTCATCAGGTGCAGCATTATACGCAGCAGTTCAGTTGGCTAAGAGACCTGAAAACAAAGGCAAAAATATTGTAGCATTATTACCTGATTCAGGTGACAGATATTATTCAACACCTTTATTCCAGGATTAAGTTAATAAGATTAAGAAAAAAGATATTTACAAAGGAGATAATTATGGCAGAGAGAAATTACAAATTTGAAACATTACAGTTGCACGTAGGACAGGAAAATCCAGATCCTGTTACAGATGCAAGAGCAGTACCAATTTATCAGACTTCATCTTATGTATTTAGAAATTGCGATCATGCAGAAGCAAGATTTGGCTTAGCAGATGCAGGAAATATTTATGGACGTCTTACAAACCCAACAGAAGACGTATTTGAAAAGAGAATTGCCGCACTTGAAGGTGGTGTTGCAGCATTGGCAGTAGCATCAGGAGCAGCAGCTATCGCTTACACAATTGAAAATTTAGCACAGAATGGTGACCACATTGTTGCAGCAAAGAACATTTATGGTGGAACATATAACCTTTTAGAACATACACTTCCAGCTTATGGAATTTCAACAACATTTGTAGATCCATTTAACTTTGATGAAATTGAAAATGCAATTCAGGACAATACTAAGGCTGTATTTATTGAAACATTAGGAAATCCTAATTCAGACGTAGTAGATATTGAAAAAATTGCAGAAATCGCACATGCACACAAGATTCCACTTGTAATTGACAATACATTTGCAACACCATATCTTGTAAGACCTATTGAACACGGTGCTGACATTGTTGTTCATTCAGCAACAAAATTCATCGGTGGTCATGGTACAACAATCGGTGGTGTAATCGTTGACGGTGGAAAATTTGACTGGGAAGCAAGCGGAAAGTTTGAATCACTTACAGCTCCAAACCCAAGTTACCATGGTGTAAGCTTTACTAAAGCAGTAGGACCTGCAGCTTTTGTTACAAAGATTAGAGCAATCCTTCTTCG containing:
- a CDS encoding LytR/AlgR family response regulator transcription factor, which codes for MINIAICDDDTFFIDYIEKVIVEVNGSDKDINFYEYTKGKVFLWDVEDGMDIDLLILDIKLDDAMGDQVAVEFRKKHLNTTLVFCSGFCNPSPEMIKIAPYRFLIKQYSREKMLDECEEIIDYLKNKRTAPMIKGYKEREHFQIESDDIMYISIARRGTNIHVCPRGLKNNNNNVFHCKKKIEDLYEQLKEYNFVYAHNSYIVNLKYIKKRVKEEIELMNGETLSVSRARTAELKKRMVEYMETKYER
- a CDS encoding M16 family metallopeptidase; the protein is MQKRTLNNGLKVICYPIEHAMSVEIGLYTRAGARYENKENNGITHLLEHMHFRQLGDMNQKDIYGTTELMGTSLRGTTHKEMLCFNVKVRPKYLEKSLDIFEKILTTYDWTEEQLESEKKIVINEIYEKEDEVTLEKIYDKAIWRKNPLKRGILGSEENVKGFTVDDLVGYKKEIFSKNNVTLVITGAIDEEKSREIFEEFGKIKINEGVERKEKVEVIKGRQFKREPDVKLKNFASWNIVDVQLSFDVDLTKIKENELLFLNSIIGGGDGSYLQTEIRENQGLVYDIYSCVDIFSKESILSIIFSIDKSRLQLSILEIIKILKQLKNIISKKDVDRNMAFFTENLWYWAEETKELNFQLGSDFLNDKEVLTIEDRIMANERIDFQRMREISEMIFRKENMSLIVIGPTKGITENKLRELLYGKYDNEYNEKD
- the cysK gene encoding cysteine synthase A is translated as MANIKTSAAELIGKTPLLEVKKFEAKENITDVKILAKLEYFNPAGSVKDRVALKMIEDAEESGKLKPGATIIEPTSGNTGIGIAAVAAAKGYKVIITIPETMSVERRNIMKAYGAELVLTEGAKGMKGAIAKADEIKEATPGSIILGQFVNEANPKAHRETTGPEIWEDTDGQVDIFVAGVGTGGTVTGVGEYLKSKNPDVKVVAVEPKTSPVLSEGKAGAHKIQGIGAGFVPDILNTKIYDEVIAVENEDAFATAKELAKTEGVLTGISSGAALYAAVQLAKRPENKGKNIVALLPDSGDRYYSTPLFQD
- a CDS encoding O-acetylhomoserine aminocarboxypropyltransferase/cysteine synthase family protein; translation: MAERNYKFETLQLHVGQENPDPVTDARAVPIYQTSSYVFRNCDHAEARFGLADAGNIYGRLTNPTEDVFEKRIAALEGGVAALAVASGAAAIAYTIENLAQNGDHIVAAKNIYGGTYNLLEHTLPAYGISTTFVDPFNFDEIENAIQDNTKAVFIETLGNPNSDVVDIEKIAEIAHAHKIPLVIDNTFATPYLVRPIEHGADIVVHSATKFIGGHGTTIGGVIVDGGKFDWEASGKFESLTAPNPSYHGVSFTKAVGPAAFVTKIRAILLRDTGATISPFHAFIFLQGLETLSLRVERHVENALKVVQYLKNHPQVEAVHHPSVSDDPVQQELYKKYFPNGGGSIFTFEIKGDDRKAKDFIDNLQLFSLLANVADVKSLVIHPASTTHSQMTEEELLGSGIKPNTIRLSIGTENVDDIIEDLDEAFKAVK
- a CDS encoding HEAT repeat domain-containing protein; the encoded protein is MDIWKSEVWKDKYKDHNVRKGLRLKFDRGIDEKLKTGFKEYCRWLRSEYTFPIRVPVYVKNFKKIKAMDGEYVFGTFLGPFNFLEEPYVRVAAGDFKESFEEMGEQAVYQYLCTLTHELTHYFQWLNNSELTQIGKERQATITADRIVQRYVDAKYEEKQQFLHKLEQSAKRREINEAEIDKLRKIAFEDDVNNKILIARILEESKLIESEKILLHLTKDIDDVVRMEACNALSNSDSLEVYEALKGIASKDSVGMVRGYAIVALGDVAVEINKEKEATKFLKNLLKREKTDFAIIDIWAVLYCLGEERWLSYLLEKIDSSKSSERCEVANCLYGIVDEENKEQIKTILQKRREIEKSEEVIESIEEVLNIIKKDYNKKGM